DNA from Anser cygnoides isolate HZ-2024a breed goose chromosome 32, Taihu_goose_T2T_genome, whole genome shotgun sequence:
ACAATGGGGGAGTGAGGCTGCATGAATTTGTTTCAAAAACGGTAGGTCAGGAAGAACTTGCAAGTTCATCTCGCTTCATTAAATGTGTGTGTTATTGTGGTATCAAGCTATTGATAAGAGGCTACCAGCTGCTATGTCTCAAGTCACTGTTAACCATACCTATATAACATCTATATGTTCTGAATCATTAGGTTATCAAGCCGGAAGCATGTTTTCCTTGTGGAAAGAGAATAAGgtttggaaaaatctctctgaagTGCAGAGGCTGCCGTGTGGTCGCTCATCCAGAGTGTCGGGACCGCTGTCCCCTTCCCTGTATCCCCACCTTGACTGGCACTCCTGTCCACATTGGAGAGGTGAGTGTGTATGGTGAGCTTGGGGGACTATAGCTGCTGACACAAATAATCCTAGGTTGGGGGTGGAATGTGCTTAGGCTCCAAGTCTGCCTTCTCCGGAAGAGCTCCTGTTGCTCAGAGCTGcataatgaaatacaaatgaacTTGCTAAAGTATTGTTCCAGGACAGTGGGCGATGGGGGTGATTTGTTAGTCTCAAGTCGTGTATATGGCAGCTCTGCATAGGCAACCCTGTGGCATCGTGCTGAGGGGTGCAGTATTGCACTTCCCAGGGCTGATGAAGGAGAAATAATGCATGTCTTTGAGTCTAGATCTCTCTAGATTAGTCTTGGAGACTCGagtaccttatttttttttctgctcttctacCTCTTAGGGGACCTTAATGGACTATGTCCCTTCTGCTCCTCCAATGATCCCTTCCATCATAGTGCACTGCGTTAATGAGATCGAGCAGCGAGGGCTAAATgaggtaaaaacaaaatgaggcGTAAAACCGTGCTAATGAAATAGGTTGTGGGgttaagagaagaaaattgttAACCCAAACATCTCTGGTTTACGGTATGTGTAGCGCTGCTCAGTGGGGTGACTCTGTGAGGGAGCAGCAGTGTCTATGCAGAGTGCTCAGGTGTGGAGGGAAAGTGGGAGCAGAAGAGTGTAGGCTTTGTATGTGCGGTCTATAGGTTTTCTGCCTATAAGCAAGGTTTTCTGCCTACAGATAGGCATTTACCGGGTATCTGGCTGTGACAAGACAGTGAGAGAGCTGAAAGAGAAGTACCTGAAATCAAAAACCATTCCTTTGCTCAGTAAAGTGGATGATATCCATGCTATCTGCAGCCTTCTGAAAGACTTCCTACGCAGCTTGAAAGAACCCCTTCTCACGTTCCGGTTAAACAAGACTTTCATGGAAGCTGCAGGTAAGGAGATGCTAAATGACACCCTCAATACTTTGTAAAAGGTTTGATGGTCACAGGCTTATCTGACGTGTGAGCTGGCAGACCTCAGTGCTTCTGCTGCAGATACCCAGTCTGCTGGGGAGGTCTCTTCTGCTGTacagttttggaaaaagaaaaattctagTGCTTGGGCAGGATATGGAATTATTAGAATGGTTACTTCCTAGTTTCCTTGTTCCTCAGGCAGCTTACTGTGAGGGGAATATTACAGCTGTGCATCTAAGACTGCTTTCTCAGGTCTAAACTTCTTTTCTCCTCCGCCAGAAATCTCGGATGAGGACAACAGCATTGCTGCCATGTACCAGGCAGTTGGTGAACTTCCTGAGGCCAACAGGGAAACCCTAGCGTTTCTCATGCTTCACCTGCAGCGGTACGTTCAGATGGGCTGAGGGTTCTGGAAGGGGGGGAATATTGCCACTGGTCCTTCTCTAATTGTCTCTTATGACCGCTTGTGAGCAAAATGTCTTCATTCTTTCAGAGGCTGAAGTGCATGTTGGCTGGGGGGCTGTGTGGAAGGTGAAGGGGGGTaagctacttttattttttctttaaatgtaggGTGGCTCAGAGCCCAGACAATAAAATGGACGTTACCAACTTGGCCAAAATCTTTGGCCCCACGATAGTTGCTCATGCAGTGCCTGATCCTGACGCCATGACGTTACTGCGGGACAGTAAGCGGCAGCCCAAGGTAGGTCAGCAGAAAGGACAGATGTGAGTAATGTGTCCCACGTAAAGAATTCTGTCGGGAGGGAGATGAGCTGATGTCAGTCTGTGCATTAATGCTGTGTACCGCTTCCTAACGTTGCCTACTCATGGGCAATTCTGTAGGTAGTGGAGcggcttctgctgctgcccatggAGTACTGGAGCCAGCTGATGCTGGAGAAGCAAGAAAACACTGACCCAGCACACGTAATTGAGAACACCAATGCCTTCTCCACTCCACAGACGCCAGATGTTAAAGGTAAGAGCTGAGTGCTGCTCTATtggctgtgcagctgctgtgtgggAAATAATGATCCTCAATCAAGGCTGCTTGTGAGACTGTTGGAACTAGCCATCCCTGCATGCTTTGTgcaggaagagggaaggaaagcgTGCCAGAAAATACCAGATTTGTCTAGTATCTTTGACAGATGCTAGGCAATGTCTAATGTTGCTTGCCTAGCAGTGAAAACTCAGCTGTCCTCATGTTGCTCACTTCATTGCCTGTGTTTTGATAGTGAGCATGCTTGGACCACTCACCACTCCGGAACAGCAGCTGTCCAAGACGCCGTCATCTAGCTCCCTGTCCCAGAAGGTCCGGTCTACCTTCGGCATAACCACCACCA
Protein-coding regions in this window:
- the RACGAP1 gene encoding rac GTPase-activating protein 1 isoform X1, with translation MEAAALNLLRMFDQLVRQAEILSEGNEYEFIQLAKNFEEYRRRLQKTEHELGRYKDLLMKNEAERSALSVKLKHARNQVDVEIRRRQKAEMDCEKLERQIQLIRELLMCDASGSIQLSEEQKSALAFLNRPQVSMGGSGNKRLSTIDESGSILSDISFDKTDDSLDWDSSMVKAVRLKRREKRRSSGQYIEGPPGPQKKKRSIGSTADQGNDSIVAKTTVMVPADGGPIEAISTIQTVPYSRRSQRKSGPLQPRNSESNLGNKQLESKSESNGSCTPQNNGGVRLHEFVSKTVIKPEACFPCGKRIRFGKISLKCRGCRVVAHPECRDRCPLPCIPTLTGTPVHIGEGTLMDYVPSAPPMIPSIIVHCVNEIEQRGLNEIGIYRVSGCDKTVRELKEKYLKSKTIPLLSKVDDIHAICSLLKDFLRSLKEPLLTFRLNKTFMEAAEISDEDNSIAAMYQAVGELPEANRETLAFLMLHLQRVAQSPDNKMDVTNLAKIFGPTIVAHAVPDPDAMTLLRDSKRQPKVVERLLLLPMEYWSQLMLEKQENTDPAHVIENTNAFSTPQTPDVKVSMLGPLTTPEQQLSKTPSSSSLSQKVRSTFGITTTKSGSKSKSTSQLGRQGNFFASPMLK
- the RACGAP1 gene encoding rac GTPase-activating protein 1 isoform X2, giving the protein MEAAALNLLRMFDQLVRQAEILSEGNEYEFIQLAKNFEEYRRRLQKTEHELGRYKDLLMKNEAERSALSVKLKHARNQVDVEIRRRQKAEMDCEKLERQIQLIRELLMCDASGSIQLSEEQKSALAFLNRPQVSMGGSGNKRLSTIDESGSILSDISFDKTDDSLDWDSSMVKAVRLKRREKRGNDSIVAKTTVMVPADGGPIEAISTIQTVPYSRRSQRKSGPLQPRNSESNLGNKQLESKSESNGSCTPQNNGGVRLHEFVSKTVIKPEACFPCGKRIRFGKISLKCRGCRVVAHPECRDRCPLPCIPTLTGTPVHIGEGTLMDYVPSAPPMIPSIIVHCVNEIEQRGLNEIGIYRVSGCDKTVRELKEKYLKSKTIPLLSKVDDIHAICSLLKDFLRSLKEPLLTFRLNKTFMEAAEISDEDNSIAAMYQAVGELPEANRETLAFLMLHLQRVAQSPDNKMDVTNLAKIFGPTIVAHAVPDPDAMTLLRDSKRQPKVVERLLLLPMEYWSQLMLEKQENTDPAHVIENTNAFSTPQTPDVKVSMLGPLTTPEQQLSKTPSSSSLSQKVRSTFGITTTKSGSKSKSTSQLGRQGNFFASPMLK